The proteins below are encoded in one region of Prevotella melaninogenica ATCC 25845:
- a CDS encoding porin family protein, whose amino-acid sequence MKKIILIAAILLGALTNGHAQVINKNYAKRIGQAVKEGYQDVKGVIVQDTKPTGEHTIWDIYAAPKVGLNLSNLSGIDGKMKVGVVAGTYFEVFIANNIAIDAELLYSHQGSSGVYRNIDTTDDYGNPVVQSYGPYNFNLHYFNMNYLVRWYPWADLPWSFTAGVHTGYLISGHAKQKNGEDINLKNSIYRGDVSIPIGVSYEWKQWQIEGRYSLSLRKLTKNTEAKDLLKNARNSILEVTLGYRIQVL is encoded by the coding sequence ATGAAAAAGATTATATTGATTGCTGCCATCCTTTTAGGGGCATTAACAAACGGACACGCTCAGGTAATAAACAAGAACTACGCAAAGCGTATTGGACAAGCCGTTAAAGAAGGCTACCAGGACGTTAAAGGGGTTATTGTTCAAGATACCAAACCAACTGGTGAACATACGATTTGGGACATCTACGCAGCCCCAAAAGTGGGATTAAACTTATCTAACCTCTCTGGCATTGATGGAAAAATGAAAGTTGGAGTTGTTGCAGGTACTTATTTTGAAGTATTTATTGCTAACAATATTGCTATTGATGCAGAGCTACTTTATAGTCACCAAGGTTCTTCTGGGGTCTATCGTAATATTGATACCACAGACGACTATGGGAACCCTGTTGTACAATCGTATGGTCCATATAACTTTAACTTGCACTATTTCAATATGAACTATCTTGTACGTTGGTATCCTTGGGCAGATTTACCTTGGAGTTTCACAGCAGGAGTACACACAGGCTATCTCATCAGTGGACACGCTAAGCAAAAGAATGGAGAAGATATTAATTTAAAGAATAGCATCTATAGAGGCGATGTATCTATTCCTATCGGTGTCAGCTACGAATGGAAACAATGGCAGATAGAAGGACGTTACAGCCTATCCCTCAGAAAATTAACAAAAAACACTGAAGCAAAGGATTTGTTAAAGAATGCTCGCAACAGTATATTGGAAGTAACACTTGGCTACAGAATACAGGTGCTCTGA
- a CDS encoding LysE family translocator, whose amino-acid sequence MQFPIQLDILDFIFKGLLIGIIASAPMGPVGILCIQRTLNKGRWYGFITGIGAAISDTIYALIVGLGMSFIMGPLENPTYKLIVQITGSVLLLLFGVYCFKSDPMKKAHQSGKEKGSLFHNGVTAFLVTLSNPMIIFLFIASYAQFAFVQPNRPLEMIIGFACIPAGALLWWYGLSWLIDKIRGKFDVNGILIINKVIGSVVILFSIIMLVGTVFNLYHLPTIDGLME is encoded by the coding sequence ATGCAATTTCCTATTCAATTAGATATATTGGATTTCATCTTCAAGGGACTGCTTATTGGAATTATAGCATCGGCTCCCATGGGTCCAGTTGGAATATTATGTATACAACGAACTTTGAACAAGGGGCGTTGGTATGGTTTTATAACAGGTATTGGAGCCGCTATCAGCGACACAATTTATGCACTTATCGTAGGGTTAGGTATGAGTTTCATTATGGGACCTTTAGAAAACCCTACATATAAGTTGATAGTACAGATTACAGGAAGTGTATTATTATTACTCTTTGGAGTCTATTGCTTCAAGTCAGATCCGATGAAGAAAGCTCATCAGAGTGGTAAGGAGAAGGGGTCTCTCTTCCATAATGGCGTTACAGCCTTCTTGGTAACCCTCTCTAATCCAATGATTATCTTCCTCTTCATTGCAAGTTACGCACAATTCGCTTTCGTACAGCCTAATCGCCCATTAGAGATGATTATCGGTTTTGCCTGTATCCCTGCTGGCGCGTTGCTTTGGTGGTATGGCTTATCATGGTTGATAGATAAGATTAGAGGAAAGTTTGATGTCAATGGTATTCTTATTATAAATAAGGTTATAGGGTCTGTTGTCATTCTGTTTTCTATCATCATGCTTGTGGGTACAGTATTTAATCTTTATCATCTGCCAACGATTGACGGATTAATGGAATAA
- a CDS encoding ROK family protein, whose product MDVTEQKPVVTGLEKPFVIGLDLGGTNAVFGVVDQRGQVLATNSIKTQAYKTVDDFVEAGVEAIRPLVAKYGGIGQFRAMGIGAPNGNFYRGTIEFAPNLSWGHDGVVPLGEMFSQKLGIPVGLTNDANAAAIGEMQYGVARGLKDFIMITLGTGVGSGIVINGQMVYGSDGFAGELGHMIMVRGEKGRTCGCGRTGCLETYCSATGVARTAREFLKNSKEDSLLREIKPEDITSLDVSIAAGRGDALAKRVYEFTGNMLGEACADFATFSSPEAFIFFGGLTKAGDLLMEPIMRSYKEHALEIFKDKPKFLVSSLDDAAAAVLGASAIGWEL is encoded by the coding sequence ATGGACGTAACAGAGCAGAAACCAGTTGTAACTGGATTGGAAAAGCCATTTGTAATTGGCTTGGATTTAGGAGGAACAAACGCAGTATTCGGTGTCGTGGATCAGCGTGGTCAGGTACTTGCCACCAATTCTATTAAGACACAGGCTTATAAGACAGTCGACGATTTTGTAGAAGCAGGTGTAGAGGCTATACGTCCTCTCGTTGCTAAATATGGTGGAATTGGTCAGTTCCGTGCTATGGGTATTGGTGCACCTAATGGTAACTTCTATCGTGGCACGATTGAGTTCGCACCAAATCTCTCATGGGGACACGATGGTGTTGTGCCATTGGGCGAAATGTTCTCGCAGAAGTTAGGTATTCCTGTTGGTCTTACCAACGATGCGAATGCTGCTGCTATCGGTGAGATGCAGTATGGTGTAGCACGCGGCTTGAAGGATTTCATCATGATTACTCTTGGTACAGGAGTTGGCTCAGGTATTGTTATTAACGGTCAGATGGTTTACGGCTCTGATGGCTTTGCTGGTGAGTTGGGTCATATGATCATGGTTCGTGGAGAGAAGGGTCGTACTTGCGGTTGTGGTCGTACAGGTTGTTTGGAGACTTACTGCTCTGCAACAGGTGTTGCTCGTACCGCTCGTGAGTTCTTGAAGAATAGCAAGGAAGACTCTTTGTTGCGTGAGATAAAGCCAGAAGATATCACTTCTTTGGATGTTTCTATTGCTGCTGGTCGTGGCGATGCACTTGCTAAGCGTGTTTACGAGTTCACTGGTAATATGTTAGGTGAGGCTTGTGCTGACTTCGCAACCTTCTCTTCTCCAGAGGCTTTTATCTTCTTTGGTGGTCTAACTAAGGCTGGTGACTTATTGATGGAACCTATCATGCGTTCTTATAAGGAGCATGCTTTGGAAATCTTCAAGGACAAACCAAAGTTCTTGGTAAGTTCGCTTGACGATGCTGCAGCAGCCGTTCTCGGTGCTTCAGCAATTGGTTGGGAATTGTAA
- the rfbD gene encoding dTDP-4-dehydrorhamnose reductase, with product MNILVTGANGQLGNEIQLVSKQSKDHYIFTDVCEGYTKLDITNLEDIRKMVQDNKIECIINCAAWTNVDKAETAGEIVELLNATAPENLAKAMKEVGGLLVHVSTDYVFGGDPYNTPCKEDMKGTPTGVYGLTKLHGEEKIQATGVNHIILRTAWLYSEFGHNFVKTMMNLTATKPQLKVVFDQCGTPTYAGDLADAIFDIVENRKYEGNSGIYHFSNEGVCSWYDFTIKIAELAGNTACDIQPCHSDEFPSPVTRPAYSVLDKTKIKETFGIKIPYWVDSLKKCMKGLQEQDK from the coding sequence ATGAATATTTTAGTTACTGGAGCTAACGGACAGCTTGGTAATGAGATACAGCTTGTATCTAAACAGAGTAAAGACCACTATATCTTCACGGACGTATGTGAGGGATATACGAAGTTAGACATTACTAATCTCGAAGACATCCGCAAGATGGTACAAGACAATAAGATTGAATGTATCATCAACTGCGCTGCGTGGACCAATGTGGACAAAGCAGAGACGGCGGGTGAGATTGTTGAATTACTCAATGCGACTGCACCAGAGAACCTTGCAAAGGCTATGAAAGAGGTTGGTGGCTTGCTTGTTCATGTCAGCACAGACTATGTCTTCGGTGGCGACCCATATAACACTCCCTGCAAAGAGGACATGAAGGGTACTCCTACTGGCGTTTATGGTTTAACAAAACTACATGGTGAGGAGAAGATTCAAGCTACTGGTGTAAACCATATTATTCTTCGTACAGCATGGCTTTACAGCGAGTTTGGTCATAACTTCGTTAAGACGATGATGAATCTCACAGCTACTAAGCCACAGCTGAAGGTTGTATTCGACCAGTGTGGAACACCAACCTATGCTGGCGACTTAGCAGATGCCATCTTCGATATCGTTGAGAACCGCAAGTATGAAGGAAATAGTGGCATCTACCACTTCTCTAATGAGGGCGTATGTAGCTGGTATGACTTCACGATTAAGATTGCAGAACTTGCTGGAAACACAGCATGTGACATCCAACCTTGCCACAGCGACGAGTTCCCTTCACCTGTTACACGTCCTGCCTACTCTGTCCTTGATAAGACAAAGATTAAGGAAACCTTTGGCATAAAGATTCCATATTGGGTTGATTCACTGAAGAAGTGCATGAAAGGCTTACAGGAACAAGACAAATAA
- a CDS encoding L-threonylcarbamoyladenylate synthase has protein sequence MKQEDDIKKAIEVMRKGGIILYPTDTVWGIGCDATNAEAVAKVYALKRRDDSKALICLVDSDNRLQRYVRNVPDVAWQLIEAVEKPTTLILDGAVNLAPNLIAEDGSIGIRITKEPFSHELCYRFQKAIVSTSANVSGEPAAQNYRDISQEILDGVDYVCESRRQEHKPHTPSSIIKLAADGEVKVIRK, from the coding sequence ATGAAACAGGAAGACGACATCAAGAAAGCGATTGAAGTGATGAGAAAGGGTGGTATCATTCTTTACCCAACTGATACAGTGTGGGGTATAGGTTGCGATGCTACCAATGCGGAAGCTGTAGCAAAGGTATATGCCTTGAAACGCAGAGACGATTCGAAGGCTCTTATTTGCTTAGTTGATTCTGATAACCGACTTCAGCGTTATGTTCGCAATGTTCCTGATGTTGCTTGGCAGTTGATAGAAGCTGTTGAGAAACCAACAACATTGATTCTTGATGGTGCTGTTAATCTTGCCCCAAATCTGATAGCAGAAGATGGCTCTATAGGTATTCGCATTACAAAGGAGCCTTTCTCACATGAGTTATGCTATCGATTCCAGAAGGCTATTGTAAGTACTTCGGCAAATGTCAGTGGTGAACCTGCTGCGCAGAATTATCGTGATATCTCACAGGAGATTCTTGATGGTGTTGACTATGTTTGTGAGTCAAGACGTCAGGAGCACAAACCACATACTCCATCCAGCATTATCAAATTGGCTGCTGATGGCGAAGTAAAAGTTATAAGGAAATAA
- a CDS encoding acyloxyacyl hydrolase, whose protein sequence is MRKLLFIPFLLLSAVASAEEFDSIAIPKVGIEVHYTPAQTLCLDKEPRIWTKTKETHAIAAQLNITPSENDFVRDYNYPTFSVGLRYNFNHGTTMHKDNPWGEAQPVDYTSKLGNFLTLYGTFNRPLYRSKHWQWGYYLGTGVGYTSLKYNQKNNIDNEYIGSHLNIFFTAGLYGQYKVAKEWSIKAGLDFAHHSNGAMARPNKGANYLGPFLGIVYEPEKETTKVAKGNTLPKNPFQKYWLTEFTLGVGGKTLIEDWQQTQFETPQGHPDYRKEQFAFYGAYSFHTHLLYRYARRWASGIGFGLFYGDYASRVAQHDKEHGYIGEKHSPWSLSIEGRHEIFYGNMSVRVSLGYYLYRHMGYKSRNGLERPYHEQVGVFYSFPKLKNLTLGFSVNAHATKADFTELQITMPVRL, encoded by the coding sequence GTGAGAAAACTCCTTTTCATACCTTTTTTACTACTCTCTGCAGTTGCTTCTGCAGAGGAGTTTGATTCTATCGCTATACCCAAAGTAGGTATAGAGGTGCATTATACGCCTGCCCAAACCTTATGTTTAGATAAGGAGCCACGTATCTGGACTAAGACGAAAGAGACGCATGCCATAGCTGCACAACTAAATATCACACCTTCAGAGAATGATTTTGTACGTGATTATAACTACCCAACCTTCTCTGTTGGCCTGCGTTATAACTTCAACCATGGGACAACGATGCATAAAGACAATCCATGGGGAGAAGCACAGCCAGTAGACTACACCAGTAAATTAGGCAACTTTCTGACACTCTATGGCACTTTTAATCGTCCACTTTATCGTAGTAAGCACTGGCAATGGGGCTATTACTTAGGCACTGGCGTAGGCTATACTTCGCTAAAATACAACCAGAAGAACAATATTGACAACGAATATATTGGTTCACACCTTAATATCTTCTTCACAGCAGGACTGTACGGACAATATAAGGTAGCGAAGGAATGGAGCATTAAGGCTGGATTAGACTTCGCACACCATAGTAATGGAGCTATGGCACGACCCAACAAAGGCGCAAACTATTTAGGTCCATTCCTGGGTATTGTATACGAACCAGAGAAAGAGACAACAAAGGTTGCAAAGGGGAACACACTTCCTAAAAATCCCTTCCAAAAGTATTGGCTTACAGAATTTACACTTGGAGTAGGTGGTAAAACCTTAATAGAGGATTGGCAACAAACACAATTTGAAACACCGCAAGGACATCCTGACTATCGTAAGGAGCAGTTTGCTTTCTACGGAGCCTATTCTTTCCATACTCACCTACTCTATCGTTATGCACGTCGCTGGGCATCTGGCATAGGCTTTGGTCTTTTCTATGGAGATTATGCCAGTAGAGTTGCACAACATGATAAGGAACATGGATACATCGGAGAGAAGCATAGTCCGTGGTCACTTAGCATCGAAGGTCGTCACGAGATCTTTTATGGTAACATGTCTGTTCGTGTCAGCTTAGGCTATTACCTCTACCGACACATGGGTTATAAATCACGCAATGGATTGGAAAGACCTTATCATGAACAAGTTGGTGTGTTTTATAGTTTCCCTAAGCTAAAGAATCTTACTTTAGGCTTTAGCGTTAATGCACATGCAACGAAGGCAGACTTCACAGAATTACAAATAACAATGCCTGTGAGACTATAA
- a CDS encoding DUF6078 family protein, whose product MEINESLSLETFPKSYEACFLESCSVKENCLHHLYFKLQPSTNTWGGAIYPSALLPENLVDGCCRKFHDKKLVTCHAGFTHFFDEVRRKDLPDLRNEIYSYFRGRSNFYRYGNAENGYLFTYRMAEEIKAIFKKYGYDAPRYDRTFESLSFHEYK is encoded by the coding sequence ATGGAAATAAACGAATCGCTGAGCTTAGAAACTTTCCCTAAAAGTTATGAAGCTTGCTTTTTGGAATCTTGTTCTGTAAAAGAGAACTGCCTGCATCATTTATATTTCAAACTACAACCATCTACCAACACATGGGGTGGAGCTATTTACCCATCTGCACTCTTACCAGAGAACCTTGTGGATGGCTGTTGCAGGAAATTTCATGATAAAAAGTTAGTAACTTGTCATGCAGGTTTCACTCACTTCTTTGACGAGGTGCGCCGTAAGGACTTACCCGACCTCCGCAATGAAATATATTCCTACTTTCGAGGACGAAGTAATTTCTATCGTTACGGTAATGCTGAGAATGGCTACCTCTTTACATATAGGATGGCAGAAGAGATTAAAGCTATATTCAAAAAATATGGCTACGATGCACCTCGATACGACAGAACATTTGAGTCATTATCTTTTCATGAATATAAATAG
- a CDS encoding chloride channel protein, which translates to MKVSDSQEIISRLDNWRKNHVSNRELVLVLAFAIGLLASLAAYILHFIIKLIEELVTSGFDVATINWLYLIYPIVGIWLTSLFVKYVVRDNISHGITRVLYAISTKQSRLKAHNTWSSIVASAITIGFGGSVGAEAPIVLTGSAIGSNLGRIFNLDNRTLMLLVGCGATAAVSGIFKAPIAGLVFTLEVLMVDLTMASLLPILIASVTATCFSYFFTGGSSMFHFQMDNIWGLDRVPPTILLGIACGFVSLYFMRLMSWCENGYGKLSSKPYLKLLVGGLVLSPLIFLFPSLYGEGYDSLRLFIEGKTEADWMQIMSGSMFAEKSNFLLLYVGLVVMTKVFATSATNGAGGCGGTFAPSLFIGGFGGFFFARFWNMEQLGVYIPEKNFTLYGMAAVMSAVMHAPLTGIFLIAELTGGYQLFIPLIIVTISSYLTINIFEHHSIYAVRLAKQGKLLTHHTDKSILTLMSMDKIIDHDFTSVGPDMEMGKLIHAISSSRNDYIPVLDESRKLLGEIDINNLRHIIFRTELYHRFHVNQLMSPPAAMLGVNDPMEDVMKTFERTGAQYLPVVNIDSQLVGYISRARLYSMYRQFVADFSAE; encoded by the coding sequence ATGAAAGTATCAGATAGTCAGGAGATTATTTCTCGACTTGATAATTGGCGAAAGAATCATGTTTCCAATCGCGAGTTAGTCTTAGTACTGGCGTTTGCTATTGGTCTTCTTGCTTCATTGGCAGCATATATTCTTCACTTTATTATCAAATTGATAGAGGAATTAGTAACCTCAGGTTTCGATGTTGCAACGATTAACTGGCTCTATCTCATCTATCCAATCGTAGGTATTTGGCTGACAAGTCTATTTGTTAAGTATGTTGTACGTGATAATATTTCGCATGGTATTACGCGTGTCCTCTATGCTATTTCTACGAAACAATCTCGTTTGAAAGCTCATAATACTTGGTCGTCTATCGTTGCTTCTGCCATTACAATTGGTTTTGGTGGTTCGGTAGGAGCAGAGGCACCTATTGTGTTGACGGGTTCAGCTATTGGTAGTAACCTCGGACGTATCTTTAATTTAGATAATCGCACACTCATGCTTCTTGTGGGTTGTGGTGCAACGGCGGCTGTATCTGGTATTTTCAAGGCTCCAATAGCAGGATTGGTATTTACATTGGAAGTGTTGATGGTCGATTTGACCATGGCTTCTCTTTTGCCGATATTGATTGCATCAGTGACGGCAACGTGTTTCTCCTATTTCTTCACAGGTGGTTCGTCAATGTTTCATTTCCAAATGGATAACATCTGGGGACTTGATCGCGTTCCACCAACAATCTTGTTAGGTATCGCTTGCGGTTTTGTATCACTCTACTTCATGCGCTTAATGTCATGGTGTGAGAATGGTTATGGGAAACTTTCTTCTAAGCCTTATCTGAAACTTCTTGTGGGAGGCTTGGTGCTTTCTCCACTTATTTTCCTCTTTCCCTCTCTCTATGGTGAAGGCTATGATAGTTTGAGATTGTTTATAGAAGGAAAGACAGAGGCTGACTGGATGCAAATCATGAGTGGTTCTATGTTTGCTGAAAAGTCAAATTTCTTACTGCTTTATGTGGGATTAGTTGTAATGACGAAGGTCTTTGCAACCAGTGCAACAAATGGTGCAGGCGGTTGTGGTGGAACCTTTGCGCCTTCTTTGTTCATCGGTGGCTTTGGTGGTTTCTTCTTTGCTCGTTTTTGGAATATGGAGCAACTTGGTGTTTATATTCCAGAGAAGAACTTTACGCTCTATGGTATGGCAGCTGTGATGTCGGCTGTGATGCATGCACCTTTGACGGGTATCTTCCTGATTGCCGAGCTAACAGGCGGTTATCAACTCTTCATCCCATTGATTATCGTGACTATCAGTTCTTATCTTACGATAAATATCTTTGAACATCATAGTATATATGCTGTACGTTTGGCAAAGCAAGGTAAACTTCTCACACACCATACAGATAAGTCTATCCTCACTTTGATGAGTATGGATAAGATTATCGATCATGACTTTACATCTGTCGGACCGGATATGGAGATGGGAAAGCTTATTCATGCTATCAGTTCAAGTCGCAATGATTATATTCCTGTGCTCGATGAGTCTCGTAAGTTATTAGGTGAGATTGATATTAACAATCTACGACATATTATTTTCCGTACAGAACTTTATCACCGTTTCCATGTCAATCAATTGATGTCGCCACCAGCAGCAATGCTCGGTGTCAACGACCCAATGGAGGATGTGATGAAGACTTTTGAACGTACGGGTGCACAGTATTTACCTGTTGTGAATATCGATAGCCAGTTGGTTGGCTATATCTCTCGAGCTCGCCTTTATAGTATGTATCGTCAGTTTGTAGCAGACTTTAGTGCAGAATAA
- a CDS encoding DUF4924 family protein produces the protein MFVAKELRKKSIAEYLLYMWQIEDTIRAYGCSLTRIRKEYIDQFQYTEEQKEEEEDWFGDLVRMMNQEGCREGGHLQINKVIMQDLTELHAQLLQSSKFPFYSAEYYRVLPFIVELRGKTKRTADKMARTNDERLKSVAAQLGKSEIETCFDLLYGVMMLRLQKKEITPETTRALNEITTFIGMLSDYYIKDKTEGLNFGEE, from the coding sequence ATGTTTGTAGCTAAGGAATTAAGAAAGAAGAGTATAGCAGAATATCTGCTTTATATGTGGCAGATAGAAGATACTATCCGTGCTTACGGTTGCTCATTGACACGAATCCGTAAAGAATATATCGACCAGTTCCAATACACCGAAGAACAAAAGGAGGAAGAGGAAGACTGGTTTGGCGACCTTGTACGCATGATGAATCAAGAAGGTTGTCGAGAAGGTGGACACCTACAGATTAACAAGGTGATCATGCAGGACCTTACAGAATTGCACGCACAGTTGCTGCAATCATCAAAGTTTCCGTTCTATTCTGCTGAATATTATCGTGTTTTACCCTTCATTGTTGAGCTAAGAGGTAAGACAAAACGTACAGCAGACAAGATGGCACGTACAAATGATGAACGCTTAAAGAGTGTTGCTGCGCAGTTAGGAAAGAGTGAGATCGAAACTTGTTTCGACCTTCTTTATGGAGTGATGATGCTTCGTTTGCAGAAGAAAGAGATTACCCCCGAGACAACTCGTGCGCTTAACGAGATAACAACCTTCATTGGTATGTTGTCAGACTACTATATTAAGGATAAGACTGAAGGCTTAAACTTCGGAGAAGAATAA
- a CDS encoding peptide chain release factor 3 has product MNEIERRRTFAIISHPDAGKTTLTEKFLLFGGQIQVAGAVKSNKIRKTATSDWMDIEKQRGISVSTSVMEFDYKDYKVNILDTPGHQDFAEDTYRTLTAVDSAIIVVDSAKGVEAQTRKLMEVCRMRNTPVIIFINKMDREGRDPFEVLDELEEELKISVRPLSWPIGQGQRFKGVYNIYEQQLNLFTPNKQRVTEKIEVDINSNDLDEQVGADFAEQLRNDLELVNGVYPDFDVEAYRRAEVAPVFFGSALNNFGVQELLDCFVEIAPSPRPTKAEERIVEPSEPKFTGFIFKITANIDPNHRSCIAFCKVCSGKFQRNQPYLHVRNGKTMRFSSPTQFMAQRKSTVEEAYPGDIVGLPDSGGVFKIGDTLTEGENIHFRGLPSFSPELFKYIENDDPMKSKQFQKGIEQLMNEGVAQSFVNQFNNRRIVGTVGQLQFEVIQYRLEHEYNAKCRWEPVHLYKACWIEADDEKELENFKKRKYQYMAKDIEGRDVFLADSGYVLSMAQQDFENIRFHFTSEF; this is encoded by the coding sequence ATGAATGAAATAGAACGCAGGCGAACGTTCGCCATAATCTCTCACCCAGATGCTGGTAAGACTACTTTGACTGAGAAATTCCTTCTCTTCGGTGGTCAGATTCAGGTTGCTGGTGCGGTGAAGAGCAACAAGATACGTAAGACAGCTACATCCGATTGGATGGATATTGAGAAACAGCGTGGTATCTCTGTATCAACTTCTGTAATGGAGTTTGACTATAAAGATTATAAGGTAAATATACTTGATACTCCTGGTCACCAAGACTTTGCAGAAGATACTTATCGCACACTGACGGCTGTTGACTCTGCTATCATCGTTGTTGACTCTGCCAAGGGTGTGGAAGCTCAGACACGTAAGTTGATGGAGGTGTGTCGTATGCGCAACACACCAGTTATCATCTTTATCAATAAGATGGACCGTGAAGGTCGTGACCCATTCGAGGTTTTAGACGAGTTGGAAGAAGAACTCAAGATTAGTGTACGTCCACTCTCATGGCCTATTGGCCAGGGACAGCGCTTCAAGGGTGTATATAACATCTACGAACAGCAGTTGAACCTCTTTACACCTAACAAGCAGCGTGTGACAGAGAAAATTGAAGTAGATATCAACTCAAATGATTTGGACGAGCAAGTAGGTGCTGACTTTGCTGAACAGCTACGCAACGACCTTGAGTTAGTCAATGGTGTTTACCCTGACTTTGATGTTGAAGCTTATCGCCGTGCAGAGGTTGCACCAGTGTTCTTCGGATCTGCATTGAATAACTTTGGTGTGCAAGAGTTGCTCGATTGTTTCGTTGAAATAGCACCAAGTCCACGTCCAACTAAGGCAGAAGAGCGTATAGTTGAGCCAAGTGAACCAAAGTTCACAGGCTTTATCTTCAAGATTACAGCCAATATCGACCCTAACCACCGTAGTTGTATTGCTTTCTGTAAGGTATGTTCTGGTAAGTTCCAACGTAACCAGCCTTACCTCCATGTTCGTAATGGAAAGACGATGCGCTTCTCCTCTCCTACTCAGTTTATGGCTCAACGCAAGAGTACAGTAGAAGAGGCTTACCCAGGCGACATCGTTGGTCTGCCTGATAGTGGTGGTGTATTTAAGATTGGTGACACACTAACTGAGGGAGAAAACATCCACTTCCGCGGCTTGCCAAGCTTCTCACCAGAACTATTCAAATACATTGAGAACGATGACCCAATGAAGTCTAAGCAGTTCCAAAAAGGTATAGAACAGTTGATGAATGAAGGCGTTGCACAGTCATTTGTCAATCAATTCAATAACCGTCGTATCGTGGGAACCGTTGGACAACTTCAGTTTGAGGTTATCCAGTATCGATTGGAGCATGAGTATAATGCCAAGTGTCGTTGGGAGCCTGTACACCTCTATAAAGCATGTTGGATTGAGGCTGACGACGAGAAAGAGTTAGAGAACTTCAAAAAGCGTAAATACCAGTATATGGCTAAGGATATTGAGGGACGTGACGTCTTCCTCGCTGACTCAGGTTATGTGCTAAGTATGGCACAGCAAGACTTTGAGAATATCCGTTTCCACTTTACAAGTGAATTCTAA
- the fmt gene encoding methionyl-tRNA formyltransferase: MKKENIRIVFMGTPEFAVESLKALVENGYNVVAVVTQPDKPVGRHQEQLQPSPVKLYALEHNLPVLQPVKMKDADFIDELRSYKADMQVVVAFRMLPEIVWSMPRLGTFNVHAALLPQYRGAAPINWAVINGETETGVTTFFLDKDIDTGRIILQKPFAIPDTADVEYVYDGLMYLGAKIAMETIDLIASKLPKDSLDNVDFSAVLDGISAPQVCEDAELHHAPKIFKETCEINWNQSAKKVYDFVRGLSPYPGTWSTLCSIEDNGVKPLVMKVYKTAKSDRTSVGTPGTLVVEKTRLYVNTSDNLLELLDIQLTGKKRMDVRSFLNGFKDIEKYLFQTE, from the coding sequence ATGAAAAAAGAAAATATACGTATTGTTTTCATGGGTACTCCAGAGTTTGCTGTGGAGTCGTTGAAAGCATTAGTTGAGAATGGATATAATGTTGTAGCTGTAGTCACACAGCCTGATAAACCTGTTGGACGTCATCAAGAACAGCTGCAGCCATCACCGGTGAAACTCTATGCACTTGAACATAACTTGCCTGTTTTGCAGCCTGTAAAGATGAAGGATGCTGATTTTATAGATGAATTGCGTTCTTATAAAGCTGATATGCAGGTGGTTGTAGCCTTTCGTATGTTGCCGGAGATAGTGTGGAGTATGCCTCGCCTGGGTACGTTTAATGTACATGCAGCCTTGCTTCCGCAGTACCGTGGTGCTGCTCCTATCAACTGGGCGGTTATCAATGGTGAGACCGAGACAGGTGTGACGACCTTCTTCCTTGATAAAGACATAGATACTGGTCGCATTATCCTTCAAAAACCATTTGCTATTCCTGATACAGCTGATGTTGAGTATGTCTATGATGGCTTGATGTATTTGGGTGCAAAGATTGCTATGGAAACAATCGATCTCATTGCATCTAAATTGCCTAAAGATAGTTTGGATAATGTTGATTTCTCTGCAGTTCTTGATGGCATAAGTGCTCCTCAGGTGTGTGAAGATGCTGAATTACATCATGCACCGAAGATATTCAAGGAGACATGCGAAATTAATTGGAACCAGTCTGCTAAGAAAGTTTATGATTTTGTGCGTGGACTTAGTCCTTATCCTGGCACTTGGAGTACACTCTGTTCTATTGAAGACAATGGGGTAAAACCTTTGGTAATGAAGGTTTATAAGACGGCAAAGTCAGATCGTACCTCTGTAGGTACCCCTGGTACACTCGTTGTAGAAAAGACCCGTCTCTATGTCAATACGTCTGATAACCTCTTGGAACTTCTTGATATTCAGTTGACAGGTAAGAAACGAATGGATGTTCGCTCATTCTTAAATGGGTTTAAGGATATAGAGAAGTACCTCTTCCAGACAGAATGA